In one window of Plasmodium cynomolgi strain B DNA, chromosome 13, whole genome shotgun sequence DNA:
- a CDS encoding hypothetical protein (putative) → MKILEQEINVEFVKNVLTKVDYDVLCQTAKQLGINLLASYTSQHLEDEEFLNSVHHALFKVHIMEATLICPKCNAAFPIKDGTRLSAFLR, encoded by the exons atgaaaatactAGAACAAGAAATTAATGTagagtttgtaaaaaatgttttaacgAAAGTGGACTATGACGTTTTGTGTCAAACGGCCAAACAG CTAGGGATAAATTTGCTAGCTAGCTACACTAGCCAACACCTTGAGGATGAAGAATTCCTGAACTCAGTTCACCATGCCCTTTTTAAG GTGCACATAATGGAAGCCACGTTAATATGTCCCAAATGCAATGCCGCCTTTCCGATAAAGGATGGTACGCGGCTCTCGGCCTTTTTAAGATGA
- a CDS encoding hypothetical protein (putative): MKRYILINNTFCNTKKAKVACHCDGELNAKGCTTVPVFFDLNKISCKKVEDDIEQKKKLDRLYFFHIEENGKRRKINFLNFFNEFDGNDTPSRHCVASPNDAATCSAPPISYSSRDETSTIKMSSHTHVDHSNSPSKQESILVKRETLHFHTVQDEGCCRNKKYNHIKNKYYEQINSLLKQVHMNQIARRNSSVST, encoded by the coding sequence atgaaaagatatATCCTCATTAACAACACTTTTTGTAACACGAAAAAGGCTAAAGTGGCATGCCATTGTGACGGCGAATTAAACGCTAAAGGATGCACGACTGTGCCAGTTTTTTTTGAccttaataaaatttcttgcaaaaaggtggaagatgacatagaacaaaaaaaaaaattagataGATTGTATTTCTTTCACAtagaagaaaatggaaagagaagaaaaataaattttttgaatttcttcAACGAATTCGATGGGAACGACACACCCAGTCGTCACTGCGTCGCGTCGCCGAATGACGCGGCTACCTGCTCTGCACCCCCCATCAGCTACTCCTCCAGGGACGAAACCAGCACCATCAAAATGAGCAGCCACACACATGTGGATCATAGCAATAGCCCAAGTAAACAGGAATCCATTTtagtaaaaagggaaacccTCCATTTCCACACCGTACAAGATGAAGGATGTTGTAGAAACAAGAAATACaatcacataaaaaataagtattaTGAACAGATAAACAGTCTGTTGAAACAGGTACATATGAACCAAATTGCAAGAAGGAACAGCAGCGTCAGTACG
- a CDS encoding pre-mRNA splicing factor (putative), which yields MDNQYNNAEYPAAYPPNVPSQSGQPIQPNHTNQLDQNDINKQMYDYYYYNSNPDGAMGNKRVYNSMPGDVPFDGNYGMNYGYMDPSFYHMNSGMHAMGSMMNSYSNAMSRFPSRMEEHPNSYRYSNLDHTFRGGMKYKLGANNASSSSYHSSLANYNNEEKKNILEMTNTTTYNVNTLLRNNILSSEYFRSLVPMKTFKEVVDEIHLYADHVEPYCIGSTRAPSTLFCCLYKLFTMHLSEKQMKVLIESRDSCYIRACGFLYLRYVHSPANLWMWFEPYLLDEDLFVTSADKRKKQTIGEYIQCLLADDKYFNTVLPRMPIKIKNTYGARLMLMNDHRRRLKRNKEKMHKFVKGEPVMAYVNGEWEKGEIGGIVNHGKEKILVRIRKIDGNEKLVNMGYVKLGSKDPDREEDTEREDATERSRIRSKNEKTHRRSSRSRSGKRRRRRSRSRSRGRDRSRDRSKSRDRSKSRHRGRHKDRSRDRDRSRDRDRSRDRDRSRDRDRSRDRERRRKRRTSEERNEKKHSSHDKSHRDHRDRSLTKRERKSYEESHRKKDMSASRSSRSYSSGEDSKAHRTDKYEMNENELINKFRKIESQKALATGKDYARRPTSYKSSLTIRVENIQTRKKSISRSPKRIDKTVSHSQKDEKDSENAAMENSKLMQLMQKYNKEDDGEEKNKMNAGDMDEMDVMTLG from the exons ATGGACAACCAGTACAACAATGCAGAATACCCCGCTGCATACCCACCGAACGTGCCCAGTCAATCCGGTCAGCCCATTCAGCCAAATCATACAAACCAGCTGGACCAAAATGACATAAACAAGCAGATGTACGACTACTATTACTACAACAGTAACCCCGATGGGGCTATGGGTAACAAGAGGGTTTATAATAGTATGCCGGGAGATGTCCCCTTCGATG GAAACTATGGCATGAATTACGGATACATGGACCCGTCCTTCTATCACATGAACAGTGGAATGCACGCGATGGGTAGTATGATGAACTCATACAGTAACGCCATGAGTAGATTCCCAAGCAGAATGGAAGAACACCCGAATAGCTACAGATATAGCAATCTAGACCATACCTTTAGAGGGGGTATGAAATATAAACTCGGTGCAAACAATGCATCTAGTAGCTCCTACCATTCATCTCTAGCTAATTACaacaatgaagaaaaaaaaaacatcctcGAAATGACAAACACCACAACGTACAATGTTAATACGTTACTcagaaataatattttatcgtCTGAATATTTCAGATCGCTAGTTCCAATGAAAACTTTTAAGGAGGTAGTAGACGAAATTCATTTATATGCCGACCATGTGGAACCCTACTGCATTGGAAGTACAAGGGCCCCCTCGACTCTTTTTTGCTGCCTCTACAAGTTGTTCACTATGCATTTGTCGGAGAAGCAG ATGAAGGTGTTGATTGAAAGTCGAGACTCCTGCTACATACGAGCATGTGGATTTTTGTATTTGAGATATGTCCACTCGCCTGCCAAT CTGTGGATGTGGTTCGAACCCTACCTCCTGGATGAAGATCTGTTTGTCACATCAGCTGACAAACGAAAGAAGCAGACGATAGGCGAGTACATTCAGTGCCTCCTGGCGGACGATAAATATTTCAACACAG TCCTGCCGAGGATgcctataaaaataaaaaacaccTATGGTGCACGACTCATGTTGATGAATGACCATAGGAGGAGGCTCAAAAGGAACAAGGAGAAGATGCACAAATTTGTGAAGGGAGAACCCGTTATGGCCTATGTCAA CGGCGAGTGGGAGAAGGGCGAAATAGGAGGCATCGTGAATCacgggaaggaaaaaattttggtcAGAATCAGAAAAATCGATGGGAACGAAAAGCTCGTTAATATGGGATACGTGAAGCTGGGCTCGAAGGACCCCGACAGGGAAGAGGACACAGAAAGGGAGGATGCCACCGAAAGGAGCCGAAtcagaagcaaaaatgagaaaacgCACAGAAGGAGTAGCAGGAGTAGGAGTGGGAAAAGAAGGAggcgaagaagcagaagtagAAGCAGGGGCAGGGACAGAAGCCGGGACAGGAGCAAAAGCCGGGACAGGAGCAAAAGCCGGCATAGGGGTAGACACAAGGATAGGAGTCGTGATCGGGATAGGAGTCGCGATCGGGATAGAAGTCGAGACCGGGATAGGAGTCGCGATCGGGATAGGAGTCGCGATCGGGAGAGACGCAGAAAGAGACGAACGAGTGAAGAacggaacgaaaaaaaacactcctCACACGACAAATCGCATAGAGACCACCGGGATAGGTCACTcacaaaaagagaaagaaaatcGTACGAAGAATCGCACAGGAAAAAGGACATGTCTGCATCGAGATCGTCCAGGTCGTACAGCTCCGGAGAAGACAGTAAAGCACATAGAACAGACAAATacgaaatgaatgaaaacgaattaattaacaaatttagaaaaatagAAAGCCAAAAGGCACTCGCTACTGGAAAGGATTATGCCCGCAGACCTACATCATACAAATCATCTCTCACCATAAGGGTGGAGAATATacaaacgagaaaaaaatccatttcTAGATCTCCCAAAAGAATAGACAAAACAGTGAGTCATTCTCAGAAAGATGAAAAGGACAGTGAAAATGCTGCAATGGAAAACTCCAAATTGATGCAGCTAATGCAAAAGTATAACAAAGAGGACGATggtgaggagaaaaacaaaatgaacgcaGGAGATATGGATGAAATGGATGTCATGACATTGGGGTAA
- a CDS encoding hypothetical protein (putative) — protein sequence MNKGSKKKNAYEMRRNDTSDLDNIRNKLEDLKSKTEVRTDERIEIEKKNVDPFNDLKIHILNVLEETRKCIREKDSLQNVHGNNIEVIKRGNIIYNNMKNLDTYFLKLEEILKKQVKKKYTYSEEELCDKNETFELLKKQIYECKKLSNYDHIKDTCFMDFSDFKNKQQVERKETSNNNDEEDDMVIIKRWKERDQRFNEEILKIGEVIDRIGANAVFITNKAEEQNEIIIDLQDHTDKTQHNVKEVNVEIKKVMKKHSQTTWCCRISLVIILIILVMITSNVISNKFIKSL from the exons ATGAATAAGGGgagtaagaaaaaaaatgcatatgaAATGAGGCGAAATGACACAAGCGATTTAGACAATATCAGAAACAAGTTGGAAGATCtgaaaagcaaaacagaAGTAAGGACAGACGAAAGGATAGaaattgagaagaaaaatgttgACCCGTTTAACGATCTTAaaatacacattttaaatgtCCTAGAAGAAACCAGAAAATGCATAAGGGAAAAGGATAGCTTACAAAATGTGCATGGAAATAACATCGAGGtgataaaaaggggaaacataatatataacaatatgaaaaatttggaTACATACTTTTTAAAGTTAGAAGAAATCCTAAAAAAAcaggtaaagaaaaaatatacctacAGCGAGGAAGAACtatgtgataaaaatgaaacctTCGAGCTGTTGAAAAAGCAAATTTATGAATGCAAGAAGTTGAGCAATTATGACCACATTAAGGATACTTGTTTTATGGACTTTTccgattttaaaaataagcaGCAGGTGGAGA GAAAAGAAACGAGCAACAACAATGACGAAGAAGATGACATGGtcataataaaaaggtggaaagaAAGAGATCAAAGATTTAACGAggaaattttgaaaatcgGAGAAGTCATCGATCGAATAGGAGCCAATGCTGTTTTTATAACGAACAAGGCGGAGgaacaaaacgaaataaTCATAGATTTACAAGACCACACTGATAAGACGCAACATAATGTGAAAGAAGTTAATGTGGAAATTAAGAAAGTCATGAAAAAGCATTCGCAGACGACTTGGTGTTGCAGAATTTCCCTCGTCATTATTTTGATTATATTGGTGATGATAACGTCGAATGTTATTTCGAATAAATTCATCAAAAGTTTGTGA
- a CDS encoding fibrillarin (putative) produces MTDAFRGGSGNFKKGNKDFKKGNNNNNNNNNNAVRKGGMWKGNNGGRGGGGPRGGGGPRGGGGPRGGGGGRGGGRGGGGGRGARGGGGGRFGGGNNNNKKNFKKDGKSGKVIVVPHRFPGVFLLKGKSDILVTKNLVPGESVYGEKRYEVMGDNEKIEYRVWNPFRSKLGACLMGGVGNMPIKPGCKVLYLGAANGTSVSHVSDMVGDEGVVYAVEFSHRSGRDLTNMSKKRSNVVPIVEDARQPIKYRMLVDMVDVVFADVAQPDQARIVAMNAHMFLKTGGWFIISIKANCVDSTAKPEVVFASEMEKLKKESCKPKEKLTLEPFHRNHAIVLGMYR; encoded by the exons ATGACag ACGCATTTCGAGGCGGATCTGggaatttcaaaaaaggcaacaaaGATTTCaagaaaggaaacaacaacaataacaataacaataataatgCCGTGCGTAAGGGAGGCATGTGGAAAGGCAACAATGGAGGACGAGGCGGAGGTGGTCCAAGAGGTGGGGGTGGTCCAAGAGGTGGAGGTGGACCAAGAGGTGGAGGTGGAGGAAGAGGTGGGGGAAGAGGTGGAGGTGGAGGGAGAGGTGCTAGAGgaggcggaggaggaagattTGGTGGaggaaataataacaataaaaaaaatttcaaaaaagatGGAAAATCAGGAAAAGTTATTGTAGTACCACATAGATTCCCAGGAGTTTTTCTACTAAAAGGAAAGTCAGACATACTTGTAACTAAAAATCTAGTCCCAGGAGAAAGTGTttatggagaaaaaagataCGAAGTAATGGGAGACAATGAAAAGATTGAGTACAGAGTATGGAATCCATTTCGTTCAAAATTGGGTGCATGTTTAATGGGTGGAGTTGGAAACATGCCAATAAAACCAGGGTGCAAAGTTCTTTACCTGGGTGCAGCAAATGGAACGTCTGTATCTCATGTGTCTGATATGGTCGGCGATGAAGGTGTTGTTTATGCCGTTGAATTTTCTCACAGGTCAGGGAGAGACTTAACCAACATGTCGAAAAAGAGGTCCAATGTTGTTCCCATTGTAGAGGATGCTAGACAACCAATTAAGTATCGTATGCTAGTAGACATGGTGGATGTCGTTTTTGCCGATGTCGCACAACCCGATCAGGCGCGTATTGTTGCCATGAATGCTCacatgtttttaaaaactggAGGATGGTTTATAATATCTATTAAGGCCAACTGTGTTGACTCCACTGCCAAACCGGAGGTCGTCTTTGCGTCCGAGATGgagaaattgaaaaaggaaagttgTAAGCCCAAGGAAAAGCTAACATTGGAACCCTTTCATCGTAACCATGCCATTGTTTTGGGCATGTATAGGTAA
- a CDS encoding multidomain scavenger receptor (putative): MVNTKSLTSLAVFHLLLQLLFQIAPLTTHAKEWCKAKFELGKADYAECQSETENIAKYMIHTTPVISNDVDLYANVSLVMSNGYGLKTKEINIGNEEEGLLSKTFAVTTDVGSPEYIHVKLNSVKKNWKCKKITIWKDYKYWVFDCTGLLNDKNSEGTYFLSGNKIYTAFVQTGKDIQAGTNGTVEIVLLGNDKRSNTKVLQEGFKSGVLKKIKFQASDVGIIEDIILTNNASRDDPWYCDFVKIKSDNKLYVFNVKSWIGHPYEKTVKVNIRADQSVDGGAAKDIDCHIRGNDLINTSNLPQALQSKVQIFKVRCPQNCQNAEFASVEGSSIHPSSTSICTSAIHDGSLTPSGGSIIVTVGNDLNQYHAVKEKKSNQIEAIDIITKPDEPNFSFYTYRLESIDDVKSNVRIVDAFGKLSSLGRLEIRRTDNTWGTVCKRGQNFTFSDDSAKRACADLGFPNGVYIKQMCFNLNGKNYCAGYKYPFSSAGIVCSGNEKNLLQCHADDSSHCVDHHDDVIIQCLNQGSNKESVTDGMIRLVDITGAPTTNGIGRLEIFYNGSFGSVCSEGWVKEGEKIACRELGYTGLKGNGFSHHLCTNIAGENLCGHDADKINAVNVKCKGDEKSLQNCAHETNEDIYCSHDEDIVIGCSGGEEEEEYEGGSLGGGQNSNSLSTTVGLKKHFLNLEKKNFPRKIELTCFEKIVSIADLSAAQVGDVFLASCPEKCDEEVGVVKGTFLYTFDSPICKAAIHAGVLSSNVADDLVLIISHKHHNFIGTKRNNVESHEFTGTSKSFSVSIPTRSIIQEERKSNNKYGEENSDTESSHGNGLDDQRGENSLLAPPLLQRQNGKLTTIGLGTQPTFQWIPPTGFPGFNGKENDFINCTNLPNEKYIKSLSNFTFIIYFTLSAGGGNWRTLLSHSLCDGISISVNEENELIIEQNCNPHLLKSKFKPVLGQTYHLAVVFNKTNKGVSLYINGKKLNMEKKAKYDFTLNGDLIIGRSNQTTTDYFIGSIHLVEVYKFVLADEEIKQSANAALSLDYFSRGTDNNYNGLGKTKRGKKKSGNNRKTVDGRECMTPCKPKSIINKELQINGEQINLSCQDDLLSHQFNGKIGSQFLVHCSDNCTKSKFIIKGSNNYYTPDSSICKAAIHAGVYKPNRKNGDENNSFILRIVNGLFEYKAARGHMGIVSKSERQSQLRSFSIFPENDDNILSCSSNGYLFLNLPLGEKRTIICPSDCDKMEGKIWGTNRLYILEPYQLKGALST, translated from the exons ATGGTAAACACCAAGTCCCTGACAAGCCTGGCGGTCTTCCATCTGCTCCTCCAGCTGCTCTTCCAAATAGCCCCCCTGACGACCCATGCCAAAGAATGGTGTAAAGCGAAATTCGAATTGGGAAAGGCAGACTACGCAGAGTGCCAAAGTGAAACGGAAAATATTGCCAAGTACATGATACATACAACTCCTGTAATTTCCAACGATGTAGATCTCTATGCTAACGTCTCCCTAGTAATGTCCAACGGGTATGGACTTAAGACAAAAGAAATCAATATcggaaatgaagaagaaggactATTAAGTAAAACATTTGCAGTCACAACTGATGTAGGAAGTCCAGAATACATacatgtaaaattaaattcagtaaaaaaaaattggaaatgcaaaaaaattaccataTGGAAAGATTACAAGTATTGGGTTTTTGATTGTACAGGATtgttaaatgataaaaattctGAAGGGACTTACTTCCTCtcaggaaataaaatatacacagCATTTGTTCAAACAGGGAAAGATATCCAAGCAGGGACAAATGGGACTGTCGAAATTGTGCTCCTAGGAAATGACAAAAGGAGCAATACCAAAGTACTACAAGAAGGGTTCAAATCTGGAGTgctgaagaaaataaaatttcaagCATCAGATGTGGGGATCATAGAAGATATTATACTGACCAATAATGCTAGTAGGGATGATCCCTGGTATTGCGATTTTGTCAAAATCAAAAGTGACAATAAGCTTTACGTGTTTAATGTTAAGAGTTGGATTGGACATCCTTACGAAAAAACGGTGAAGGTGAATATAAGGGCAGATCAGAGTGTAGATGGTGGGGCAGCAAAAGACATCGATTGCCACATCAGGGGAAACGATTTAATCAATACGAGTAATTTGCCACAAGCATTACAAAGTAAGGTGCAAATATTCAAAGTGAGATGTCCACAGAATTGTCAAAATGCAGAATTTGCTTCCGTAGAAGGTTCCTCCATTCATCCTTCCTCTACATCTATCTGTACATCTGCTATTCACGACGGGTCATTAACCCCAAGTGGAGGTTCTATCATAGTAACAGTTGGAAACGACTTAAATCAGTACCATGcagttaaggaaaaaaagtcaaatCAGATTGAAGCGATTGATATTATTACAAAACCGGATGAACCAAATTTCTCCTTCTACACATACCGTCTAGAATCCATTGATGATGTCAAGAGTAACGTCCGAATTGTAGATGCATTTGGAAAACTCTCATCCTTGGGGAGGTTAGAAATTAGACGGACTGACAACACGTGGGGAACTGTCTGCAAAAGAGGACAAAATTTTACCTTCTCTGACGATAGTGCTAAACGGGCATGTGCAGATTTAGGCTTCCCCAATGGAGTCTATATTAAACAAATGTGTTTCAAtcttaatggaaaaaattattgtgcTGGTTATAAGTACCCCTTCAGTAGTGCTGGCATCGTATGTTccggaaatgaaaaaaacttaCTTCAATGCCATGCAGATGATTCTTCTCATTGTGTAGACCATCACGATGATGTCATAATTCAATGTCTAAATCAGGGAAGCAACAAAGAATCAGTTACCGACGGGATGATCAGATTAGTCGATATTACTGGTGCCCCAACTACTAACGGAATTGGAAGattagaaattttttacaatggCTCATTCGGTTCTGTGTGCTCAGAAGGATGGGTaaaagaaggggagaaaatcgCCTGCAGAGAATTGGGCTACACAGGACTAAAGGGAAATGGATTCTCCCACCATCTATGTACAAACATCGCAGGGGAAAATTTATGTGGACATGATGcagacaaaataaatgctGTAAATGTCAAATGCAAAGGGGATGAAAAGTCTCTccaaaattgtgcacatgAAACGAACGAAGATATTTACTGCTCTCACGATGAAGATATCGTCATTGGGTGTTCAggtggggaagaagaagaagaatatgaAGGGGGTAGCCTAGGAGGTGGACAGAACTCCAACTCTCTAAGCACAACTGTAGGacttaaaaaacatttcctaAATTTAGAGAAAAAGAACTTCCCACGTAAAATCGAGTTAACATGCTTTGAAAAAATCGTATCCATAGCAGATCTCAGCGCCGCACAAGTGGGAGACGTTTTCTTAGCTAGCTGTCCTGAAAAATGTGACGAAGAAGTAGGGGTTGTCAAAGGAACGTTTTTATATACCTTCGATTCGCCTATATGTAAAGCGGCCATACACGCGGGTGTGCTCTCAAGCAATGTCGCAGATGACCTTGTCCTCATCATATCACACAAGCATCACAACTTTATCGGCACGAAGCGAAATAATGTCGAATCGCATGAGTTCACTGGAACGTCCAAAAGTTTCAGCGTCAGTATCCCAACCAGGTCTATCATCCAAGAGGAACGAAAGAGTAACAACAAAtatggagaagaaaattcaGACACAGAGTCTTCACATGGTAATGGGTTGGATGATCAACGTGGAGAAAATTCGCTCTTGGCGCCCCCCCTTCTTCAGcgacaaaatgggaagctaACCACAATAGGGTTAGGGACTCAACCAACATTCCAGTGGATACCCCCAACAGGCTTCCCCGGATTTaacggaaaagaaaacgatTTTATTAACTGTACCAATTTGCCAAATGAGAAGTATATTAAAAGTTTGTCTAACTTTACCTTCATCATTTATTTCACTTTGAGTGCCGGAGGAGGAAACTGGAGGACCCTACTATCTCACAGCTTGTGTGATGGAATCTCCATCTCAGTGAACGAAGAAAACGAGTTGATAATTGAACAAAACTGTAACCCTCACTTGTTAAAGAGTAAATTCAAGCCAGTCCTCGGACAAACGTACCACCTCGCAGTAGTGTttaacaaaacaaacaaaggTGTCAGTCTGTACATAAATGGAAAGAAACTCAACATGGAGAAGAAGGCCAAATATGACTTTACCCTAAATGGAGATTTAATCATTGGCAGATCCAACCAAACCACGACAGATTATTTCATAGGAAGTATTCATCTCGTTGAAgtatataaatttgttttagccgatgaagaaattaagCAATCGGCAAATGCTGCTCTCTCCTTGGATTACTTCAGTCGAGGCACTGATAACAACTACAACGGTTTGGGCAaaaccaaaagggggaagaaaaaaagtggcaacaACAGAAAAACGGTTGATGGTAGAGAATGTATGACTCCATGTAAACCAAAAAGTATCATCAACAAGGAACTTCAAATAAATGGAGAGCAAATCAATTTATCCTGCCAAGATGATCTATTGTCTCACCAGTTTAATGGCAAAATCGGGTCACAGTTTTTGGTTCACTGTTCGGATAACTGTACCAAATCCAAGTTTATTATAAAAGGAAGCAACAACTACTACACCCCAGATTCATCCATATGCAAAGCAGCTATACATGCCGGGGTGTACAAAcctaacagaaaaaatggagatgaAAATAACTCATTCATTCTGAGAATTGTCAATGGGTTGTTTGAATATAAGGCAGCTAGGGGACACATGGGAATTGTTTCAAAATCGGAAAGACAATCTCAGTTACGATCCTTTTCGATATTCCCTGAAAATGACGATAATATTCTCTCCTGCTCTTCTAATGGatacttatttttaaacttaCCTCTTggagaaaaacgaacaaTCATATGCCCATCTGATtgtgacaaaatggaaggcAAAATTTGGGGCACAAAT CGGCTATACATTCTGGAGCCTTATCAACTCAAGGGGGCCTTGTCGACATGA
- a CDS encoding Fe-S-cluster redox enzyme (putative), which produces MEKSKRYASLLKMIERNGFQKYRLQQILDNMYKAKIISVSKMKNIPTNIRREVKKIFSENLLSIKPLKEYKFDRAYKVLFECRDKEKIEATCLDFGSHKSLCISSQIGCSFACKFCATGQIGIKRQLELDEITDQLLYFQSKNEHVKNVSFMGMGEPLANPHVFESIHFFSNVNLFSLSSRRINISTVGLLPGIKKLNDLFPQVNLSFSLHSPFSEERDKLVPINKLFPFHEVLDLLDSRIARTGRRVWISYILLKDVNDSKDHAEALCNHIYQRPRAVRYLYNVCLIPYNKAKNVDENFHRVDEEDKILQFEKVLRKHGISFFYRFKMAGMNSFGLSIDAACGQLYAGYDPKMRKEAIGVRNAPLLAQ; this is translated from the exons ATGGAGAAGTCTAAAAGATACGCAAGTTTGCTCAAAATGATCGAACGAAATGGATTCCAAAAATACCGACTACAGCAAATATTGGACAATATGTACAAGGCAAAAATTATCAGTgtaagtaaaatgaaaaatattcctaCTAATATAAGAAgagaagtgaaaaaaatttttagtgAAAATTTGCTAAGTATAAAACCCCTGAAGGAGTACAAATTTGATAGAGCATATAAAGTCCTATTTGAGTGTAGAGATAAAGAAAAGATAGAAGCTACTTGTCTAGATTTTGGCTCCCATAAATCCTTGTGCATATCAAGTCAAATAGGTTGTTCCTTTGCATGTAAATTTTGTGCCACTGGTCAGATAGGTATAAAAAGGCAACTCGAATTAGACGAAATAACAGACCagcttttatattttcaatccaaaaatgagcatgtaaaaaatgtctCCTTTATGGGGATGGGGGAACCACTAGCTAATCCACATGTTTTTGAgtctattcattttttcagtaatgtcaatttgttttccttatCAAGTAGACgtataaatatttccacCGTGGGACTTCTCCctggaattaaaaaattaaatgatcTCTTCCCTCAAGTGAATTTATCCTTCTCTTTACACTCTCCGTTTTCTGAAGAAAGGGACAAACTTGTGCCTATCAATAAGTTGTTTCCTTTCCACGAGGTTCTTGATTTGCTAGACAGTAGAATAGCCCGGACGGGGAGACGCGTATGGATTAGCTACATCCTCCTTAAGGATGTGAACGACTCGAAGGACCACGCAGAGGCGCTTTGCAATCACATATACCAGCGCCCCCGCGCCGTCAGGTACCTCTACAATGTGTGTTTAATTCCCTACAACAAAG CAAAAAACGTCGATGAGAACTTCCACAGAGTGGACGAGGAAGACAAAATCCTTCAGTTCGAG AAAGTGTTGAGGAAGCACGGAATATCATTTTTCTACAGGTTCAAAATGGCAGGAAT GAATTCCTTCGGACTCTCCATTGACGCGGCGTGCGGTCAGCTGTACGCAG GTTACGATcccaaaatgaggaaagaAGCAATCGGAGTTCGGAATGCGCCATTATTGGCACAATAA
- a CDS encoding hypothetical protein (putative) has translation MWFTTRQDGLDDNCHTNRGPCFQISGFFGTTLRIGFFLEFIALTFLFMAYWSSGGKGLFSYDLKNMKDEYRLDQTFRNSITLWSGVYLIGAIFIMSFQVLLADDTCWARGYRAGSKILRLASFLDTISATLQFIFYLYISKFYTRKWLVHAFSCLLYGLAAYLLEVYHDEGAGDLHAYINGVMFAFAGLTEIFVIFCNSGCYSNFLLWLALGAVSLWSYYFEPEVNHVSPALHETELTNDVEQQVEKFSRYTPYPQEQNQNAYYPA, from the exons ATGTGGTTTACGACAAGACAAGACGGCCTTGATGACAACTGTCACACCAATAGAGGACCATGTTTTCAGATAAGTGGGTTTTTCGGGACCACCCTGCGAATCGGATTTTTCTTGGAGTTCATTGCCCTGACCTTTCTGTTCATGGCGTATTGGTCAAGTGGGGGAAAGGGACTATTCAGTTatgacttaaaaaatatgaaggaTGAATATCGTCTCGACCAGACGTTTAGGAACTCGATAACACTGTGGTCAGGGGTGTACTTGATAGGGGCCATATTTATCATGTCCTTTCAGGTCCTTCTCGCGGATGATACTTG tTGGGCAAGAGGCTATCGAGCCGGGTCGAAGATTTTGCGACTGGCCTCCTTTTTAGATACCATAAGTGCAACCCtgcagtttattttttatttgtatatttccAAATTTTACACAAGAAAATG gCTGGTCCATGCGTTTTCTTGTTTGCTATATGGTCTCGCCGCGTACTTACTGGAAGTGTATCACGATGAAGGAGCCGGGGACTTGCACGCGTACATAAACGGTGTGATGTTTGCCTTTGCTGGATTGACAG AAATCTTCGTAATATTTTGCAACTCGGGTTGCTACTCAAACTTCCTGTTGTGGTTGGCCCTGGGAGCCGTATCTCTGTGGTCGTACTACTTCGAGCCGGAGGTGAACCACGTGTCCCCCGCTCTACACGAAACGGAGTTAACGAATGACGTGGAACAGCAAGTCGAGAAGTTTTCTCGATACACCCCCTACCCCCAGGAGCAGAACCAAAATGCCTACTACCCTGCGTAA